A genomic region of Vitreimonas flagellata contains the following coding sequences:
- a CDS encoding pyruvate dehydrogenase complex E1 component subunit beta, producing MTQILMPALSPTMEEGNLAKWLVKVGDRIEPGQVIAEIETDKATMEVEAVDEGVISKLLVDEGAQGVKVNTPIAVLDGEGEAAASAKQEAKQTPAPLSQPAARADSASARGGASLSVADPELTPGTQMVKVTLRDALRDAMAEEMRRDPSVFLMGEEVAQYQGAYKVSRGLLDEFGPERVVDTPITEHGFAGLGVGAAMAGLKPIVEFMTWNFGMQAIDQIINSAAKTLYMSGGQIKSSIVFRGPNGAASRVAAQHSQDYSSWYSHIPGLIVIAPYDAADAKGLLKAAIRNPNPVVFLEHEMLYGVEFEVPDVADWIVPIGKAKIRRVGADVTITAHSRMVGLALKAAEQLADEGIDAEVIDLRTLRPLDTGTIIESVKKTNRIVTVEEGWGQSGVGAEIAARVTSEAFDYLDAPPTRVHQVDAPLAYAANLEALALPSVDKIVDAVKAVTYR from the coding sequence ATGACGCAAATCCTCATGCCCGCGCTGTCTCCGACTATGGAGGAGGGCAATCTCGCGAAATGGCTGGTGAAGGTCGGCGATAGAATCGAGCCGGGCCAAGTCATTGCCGAGATCGAAACCGACAAGGCGACGATGGAAGTCGAGGCCGTCGACGAAGGCGTGATCTCGAAACTGCTCGTCGACGAAGGCGCGCAGGGCGTGAAGGTGAATACGCCGATCGCTGTGTTGGATGGCGAAGGCGAAGCGGCTGCGTCTGCGAAGCAAGAAGCCAAGCAGACGCCGGCCCCCCTCAGTCAGCCCGCTGCGCGCGCTGACAGCGCCTCCGCGCGCGGGGGAGCATCGCTGAGCGTCGCCGATCCAGAACTCACGCCAGGCACGCAAATGGTGAAGGTCACACTGCGCGATGCGCTGCGGGACGCGATGGCGGAAGAAATGCGCCGCGATCCGAGCGTGTTTTTGATGGGCGAAGAGGTCGCGCAATATCAGGGCGCGTACAAGGTTTCGCGCGGGCTGCTCGATGAGTTCGGACCCGAGCGCGTGGTCGATACCCCGATCACCGAACATGGCTTTGCCGGCCTCGGCGTGGGCGCGGCGATGGCGGGTTTGAAGCCGATCGTCGAATTCATGACCTGGAATTTCGGCATGCAGGCCATCGACCAGATCATCAATTCGGCCGCGAAGACGCTCTATATGTCGGGCGGCCAGATCAAATCGTCGATTGTGTTTCGTGGGCCGAACGGCGCGGCCTCTCGCGTCGCGGCGCAGCACAGCCAGGATTATTCGTCTTGGTACTCGCACATTCCAGGCCTCATCGTGATCGCGCCGTATGATGCGGCCGATGCGAAGGGCTTGTTGAAAGCCGCGATCCGCAATCCGAACCCGGTCGTCTTTCTGGAGCACGAGATGCTCTATGGCGTCGAGTTCGAGGTGCCGGACGTCGCCGATTGGATCGTGCCGATCGGCAAGGCGAAGATTCGCCGCGTCGGCGCTGACGTCACCATCACGGCGCATTCGCGCATGGTGGGCTTGGCGTTGAAGGCGGCCGAGCAATTGGCGGACGAAGGCATCGACGCCGAAGTGATCGATCTGCGCACGCTGCGTCCGTTGGATACCGGTACGATTATCGAAAGCGTGAAGAAGACGAACCGCATCGTCACGGTCGAGGAAGGCTGGGGCCAATCGGGCGTCGGCGCCGAGATCGCCGCGCGCGTGACGTCTGAGGCGTTCGACTATCTCGATGCGCCGCCGACGCGTGTGCACCAAGTCGATGCGCCACTCGCGTACGCAGCCAATCTCGAAGCGCTCGCGCTGCCGAGCGTGGATAAGATCGTCGATGCGGTGAAAGCGGTGACGTATCGGTGA
- a CDS encoding MAPEG family protein, producing the protein MSVELTYLAYSIALFFVVVFVQAGAGVRNNGGLAMMNNRDNLKPPTVFQARMKRLVDNFRENLWFFAPLILIAAISGISNQWTVLGAQIFFFSRILHAVWYAFGWPILRAFFWLAGVIACVLIFLALFGVLA; encoded by the coding sequence ATGAGCGTTGAACTTACATATCTCGCGTACTCGATCGCGTTGTTTTTCGTGGTCGTGTTTGTGCAGGCTGGCGCGGGCGTCCGCAACAATGGCGGGCTCGCGATGATGAACAATCGCGATAATCTGAAGCCGCCGACCGTGTTTCAGGCGCGCATGAAGCGCTTGGTCGACAATTTCCGCGAGAACCTTTGGTTCTTCGCGCCGCTCATTCTGATCGCGGCGATCTCCGGCATTTCCAATCAATGGACCGTGCTGGGCGCTCAAATCTTCTTCTTCTCGCGTATTCTGCACGCGGTTTGGTACGCGTTCGGCTGGCCGATCCTGCGTGCATTCTTCTGGCTCGCCGGCGTGATCGCCTGCGTGCTCATCTTCCTGGCTCTGTTCGGGGTTCTCGCCTGA
- the pdhA gene encoding pyruvate dehydrogenase (acetyl-transferring) E1 component subunit alpha, with product MAEAGAKRANGSHSAEASGAELLQYYKDMLLIRRFEERAGQLYGMGLIGGFCHLYIGQEAVVVGMQAALKDGDQVITAYRDHGHMLAAGMDANGVMAELTGRRDGYSKGKGGSMHMFSIEKAFYGGHGIVGAQVSLGTGLAFANKYRKDGKVCLTYFGDGAANQGQVYESFNMAALWKLPVVYIVENNQYAMGTAITRSSSETHLYKRGVSFNIPGEEVDGMDVVAVREAGKRAVERARAGEGPYLLEMKTYRYRGHSMSDPAKYRTKEEVDDIKAKSDPIELVKKMLIDGGHADEAALKEIDREIRGVVSESATFAQESPEPDPSELMTDIYIDA from the coding sequence ATGGCGGAAGCTGGCGCCAAGCGCGCAAACGGATCGCATTCGGCTGAGGCCAGCGGCGCGGAGCTGCTTCAATACTACAAGGACATGCTGCTGATCCGGCGCTTCGAGGAGCGCGCGGGCCAGCTTTACGGCATGGGTCTGATTGGCGGCTTCTGCCACCTGTATATCGGCCAGGAAGCGGTCGTCGTCGGCATGCAAGCGGCGTTGAAGGATGGCGACCAAGTCATCACCGCCTATCGCGATCACGGCCACATGCTGGCGGCCGGCATGGACGCGAACGGCGTCATGGCGGAGCTGACCGGGCGTCGCGACGGCTATTCCAAAGGCAAGGGCGGCTCGATGCATATGTTCAGCATCGAGAAGGCGTTCTATGGCGGCCACGGCATTGTCGGCGCGCAGGTGTCGCTCGGCACCGGGCTCGCGTTCGCGAACAAGTATCGCAAGGACGGCAAGGTCTGCCTCACCTATTTTGGCGACGGCGCGGCGAACCAAGGCCAAGTCTACGAGAGCTTTAATATGGCGGCGCTCTGGAAGCTGCCGGTCGTCTATATCGTTGAGAACAATCAATACGCGATGGGCACGGCGATCACGCGCTCCAGCTCGGAAACGCATCTCTATAAGCGCGGCGTCTCGTTCAATATTCCGGGCGAAGAAGTGGACGGCATGGATGTCGTCGCGGTGCGCGAAGCGGGCAAGCGCGCGGTGGAGCGCGCGCGCGCGGGCGAGGGGCCGTATCTGTTGGAGATGAAGACCTATCGCTATCGCGGCCACTCGATGTCGGACCCGGCGAAATATCGCACCAAGGAAGAGGTCGACGACATCAAGGCCAAGAGCGATCCGATTGAGCTGGTGAAGAAAATGCTGATCGATGGCGGTCACGCTGATGAGGCGGCGTTGAAAGAGATCGATCGCGAGATCCGTGGCGTGGTCAGCGAAAGCGCGACGTTCGCGCAAGAGAGCCCGGAGCCCGATCCGAGCGAGCTGATGACGGACATTTATATCGATGCGTAA
- a CDS encoding FtsB family cell division protein: MGKQGSAIVSIGLGAAILYLGAHAVTGHQGLMAYVDLQAQEHALEQRVDALEEEHAALEARAARMRPETLDLDYLDERARLTLAAGDSEEIVFALDR; the protein is encoded by the coding sequence ATGGGTAAGCAAGGGTCGGCGATCGTCAGCATCGGTCTCGGTGCGGCAATTCTATACCTCGGCGCGCACGCCGTGACGGGCCACCAAGGGCTCATGGCCTATGTCGATCTGCAGGCGCAGGAGCATGCGCTGGAGCAGCGTGTGGACGCTCTCGAGGAAGAGCACGCGGCGCTCGAAGCGCGGGCGGCGCGGATGCGCCCTGAGACCTTGGACCTCGATTATCTCGATGAGCGCGCGCGGCTGACGCTGGCGGCCGGCGACAGCGAAGAGATCGTGTTCGCGCTGGACCGCTAA
- the eno gene encoding phosphopyruvate hydratase: protein MTGIADVLGREILDSRGNPTVEVDVYLEDGSFGRAAVPSGASTGAHEAVEKRDGEPDRYLGKGVRDAVEAVNGEIANAILGLDAEEQRRIDRTLIELDGTENKARLGANSILGVSLAVAKAAANSNAMPLYRYLGGVQARVLPTPMMNIINGGAHADNPIDVQEFMIMPIGATNVADAVRMGAEVFHTLKKQLKEAGHATNVGDEGGFAPNLASADDAISFILKSIEKAGYTPGEDIALALDCASTEYFKNGKYELEGEGKSLSPEAHAKYLADLVDRYPIISIEDGMSEDDFEGWRALTDLIGDKCQLVGDDLFVTNMSRLALGFEKGLGNSILIKVNQIGTLTETLDVVDMAQRAGYSAVMSHRSGETEDSTIADLAVATNCGQIKTGSLARSDRTAKYNQLIRIAEMLDDSAEYAGATTIIGR from the coding sequence ATGACCGGCATCGCCGACGTTCTTGGCCGTGAAATCCTTGATAGCCGCGGCAATCCCACCGTCGAAGTCGATGTCTATCTGGAAGACGGTTCGTTCGGCCGCGCGGCTGTGCCGTCGGGCGCTTCGACCGGCGCACACGAGGCAGTTGAGAAGCGCGATGGCGAGCCGGATCGTTATCTGGGCAAAGGCGTGCGTGATGCGGTTGAAGCGGTGAACGGCGAGATCGCCAACGCGATCCTGGGCCTCGACGCTGAAGAGCAACGCCGCATCGATCGCACCTTGATTGAACTCGACGGCACTGAGAACAAGGCGCGCCTCGGCGCGAACTCGATCCTTGGCGTTTCGCTGGCGGTGGCGAAAGCTGCGGCGAACAGCAATGCGATGCCGCTCTATCGTTATCTCGGCGGCGTGCAGGCGCGCGTGCTGCCGACGCCGATGATGAACATCATCAATGGCGGCGCGCACGCCGATAACCCGATCGACGTTCAAGAATTCATGATCATGCCGATCGGCGCGACCAATGTCGCTGACGCCGTGCGCATGGGCGCGGAAGTGTTCCACACGCTGAAGAAGCAATTGAAGGAAGCCGGTCACGCGACGAACGTGGGCGACGAAGGCGGCTTCGCGCCGAACCTCGCCAGCGCCGATGACGCGATCAGCTTCATTCTGAAATCGATCGAGAAGGCGGGCTACACGCCAGGCGAAGACATCGCGCTCGCGCTCGATTGCGCCTCGACCGAGTATTTCAAGAACGGCAAGTATGAGCTCGAAGGCGAGGGCAAGTCGCTGTCGCCGGAAGCGCATGCGAAATATCTGGCCGATCTTGTCGATCGCTATCCGATCATCTCGATCGAAGACGGCATGTCGGAAGACGATTTCGAAGGCTGGCGCGCGCTGACGGATCTGATCGGCGATAAGTGCCAATTGGTCGGCGACGACTTGTTCGTGACCAACATGTCGCGTCTGGCGCTGGGCTTTGAAAAAGGCCTCGGCAATTCGATCCTGATCAAGGTCAACCAGATCGGCACGCTGACGGAGACCTTGGACGTGGTCGATATGGCCCAACGCGCGGGCTATTCGGCGGTGATGAGCCATCGTTCGGGCGAAACGGAAGATTCCACCATCGCCGATCTCGCGGTGGCCACCAATTGCGGCCAGATCAAAACCGGCTCGCTGGCGCGCTCGGATCGGACGGCGAAATACAATCAGCTGATCCGCATTGCGGAGATGCTGGATGATAGCGCTGAGTACGCGGGCGCGACGACGATTATTGGGCGCTGA
- the rpmF gene encoding 50S ribosomal protein L32, giving the protein MAVPKRKTTPSRRGMRRAHDALGKNTYVEDKESGELRRPHHIDLKTGRYRGKQVLQPKED; this is encoded by the coding sequence ATGGCCGTTCCGAAGCGAAAAACTACGCCGTCCCGCCGGGGCATGCGCCGCGCCCACGATGCGCTGGGCAAGAACACCTATGTCGAAGACAAGGAATCCGGCGAGCTGCGCCGCCCGCACCATATCGACCTGAAGACCGGCCGCTACCGCGGCAAGCAAGTGCTTCAGCCGAAGGAAGACTGA
- a CDS encoding metallophosphoesterase family protein has product MQLVHLTDLHFGCEDKAALHAAKKYIAETKPDAVIVTGDISKDGLESELMAAGDWMRGLEAPVMLTPGNHDVPYYEMLGRLLYPWDRFERAAVGIQTEAWHTPLWSIVPINTARAWQFRFNWAQGEISRGQTAIAGAELQRAQEGALRIVITHHPLDWPNDAPIKGLTRGGLRGLEKLIDSGAELFLSGHLHFASARLVGTRALSVTSGTLSQRVRHEPCAFSVIRRPEPQVIETEVIHIVQGVCQSASTRRFTLAGLPHLDQPAEIHAQV; this is encoded by the coding sequence GTGCAATTGGTGCATCTGACCGACTTGCACTTCGGCTGTGAGGACAAGGCGGCGTTACACGCGGCGAAGAAATACATCGCCGAAACCAAGCCGGACGCCGTGATCGTCACGGGAGATATTTCCAAAGACGGTTTGGAAAGCGAGCTGATGGCCGCCGGCGATTGGATGCGCGGGCTTGAGGCGCCAGTGATGCTGACGCCCGGCAATCACGACGTGCCGTACTACGAAATGCTCGGCCGGTTGCTTTACCCGTGGGATCGGTTTGAGCGAGCGGCGGTCGGAATTCAGACTGAAGCTTGGCACACGCCGCTTTGGAGCATCGTGCCGATCAACACCGCGCGAGCTTGGCAGTTCAGATTTAACTGGGCGCAGGGCGAAATCTCGCGTGGCCAAACCGCGATCGCCGGCGCCGAATTGCAACGCGCGCAGGAAGGCGCGCTGCGGATCGTGATCACGCATCACCCGCTGGATTGGCCGAATGATGCGCCGATCAAGGGGCTGACGCGCGGTGGGTTGCGCGGGTTGGAGAAGCTGATCGATTCCGGGGCCGAGCTCTTCCTCAGCGGCCATCTCCATTTTGCCTCGGCGCGGCTGGTGGGGACCAGGGCGCTTTCGGTGACGAGCGGGACGCTCTCACAGCGTGTGCGCCATGAGCCGTGCGCCTTTAGCGTCATCCGCCGGCCGGAACCCCAGGTGATTGAGACCGAGGTTATTCACATCGTCCAGGGCGTGTGCCAGAGCGCCAGCACCCGGCGGTTTACCCTGGCCGGGCTGCCGCACCTGGACCAGCCGGCTGAAATTCACGCCCAGGTCTGA
- a CDS encoding diacylglycerol/lipid kinase family protein — MFNEKAGSVSAGDGEKLVEAVRQAGIEHIAVIGPEKLSRKLLERSKTFDVLIVLGGDGTARTVAELAPRDGPPLVLLPGGTLNILPKALYGELGWPEALNAALERGVVKRLTFGRANGEPFYVAALFGPSTLLARAREAMREGKPLSAWRRFLHAWKRSFTRSIRARVGREPMRKAEAVGVLCPAFSGGIEADTLEWVKLDARHLLDFARVSLRALTADWRNDSSVEIAPCKSSDIVSLGMIPATLDGEPRIFMQRVRVTYDPKGPRVIALEERL; from the coding sequence TTGTTTAACGAGAAGGCGGGCAGTGTTTCCGCTGGCGATGGCGAAAAGCTGGTGGAAGCCGTGCGTCAGGCCGGCATTGAGCATATTGCTGTGATCGGGCCGGAGAAGCTCTCACGCAAACTGCTCGAACGCTCGAAGACGTTCGATGTGCTGATCGTGCTCGGCGGCGACGGCACAGCGCGTACGGTCGCCGAACTCGCGCCGCGCGATGGGCCGCCTCTGGTGCTGCTGCCAGGCGGCACGTTGAACATTCTCCCGAAAGCGCTTTACGGCGAACTCGGTTGGCCGGAAGCCTTGAACGCCGCGCTCGAACGCGGCGTGGTGAAGCGGCTGACGTTTGGCCGCGCGAATGGCGAACCATTCTACGTGGCGGCGCTCTTCGGCCCATCGACATTGTTGGCGCGCGCGCGCGAGGCGATGCGCGAGGGCAAGCCACTCTCGGCTTGGCGTCGTTTTCTACATGCTTGGAAGCGTTCGTTCACGCGCAGCATTCGTGCGCGCGTGGGGCGTGAGCCGATGCGCAAGGCGGAGGCGGTCGGCGTTTTGTGCCCGGCATTCTCCGGCGGCATCGAGGCGGACACCCTTGAATGGGTGAAGCTCGACGCGCGGCACCTGCTGGATTTCGCACGCGTGAGCCTGCGTGCGCTGACGGCGGATTGGCGTAATGATTCAAGCGTCGAAATCGCGCCGTGCAAGTCGAGCGACATCGTTTCGCTCGGCATGATCCCGGCCACGTTAGACGGAGAGCCGCGCATCTTCATGCAGCGCGTGCGCGTCACCTATGATCCCAAAGGGCCGCGGGTGATCGCGCTTGAGGAACGCCTCTAG
- a CDS encoding GIN domain-containing protein encodes MKRLIAVSALALALAAPASAETRNLRGFTAINVSDGIDLDITASSPYAVEITGRDAARVETVVEDGTLRIRQRNRSWFGRNDLDANVRVNLPQLNALAASRGVSVTATGIEAETFDLSAAMGADVRVAGTCGALDLSAAMGASVRAGDLRCRTADVSAAMGADARIFVTETYEGSAAMGASINVDGDGASRGRSTAMGGSITD; translated from the coding sequence ATGAAGCGCCTTATCGCCGTGTCCGCTCTCGCTCTGGCGCTCGCCGCACCAGCGTCGGCTGAAACGCGTAATCTGCGTGGCTTCACGGCCATCAACGTCTCTGACGGCATCGATCTCGATATCACCGCCAGTTCGCCGTACGCGGTGGAAATCACAGGGCGGGACGCGGCGCGCGTCGAGACCGTGGTGGAGGACGGCACACTCCGCATTCGCCAGCGCAATCGTTCGTGGTTCGGCCGCAATGATCTCGACGCCAATGTGCGCGTGAACCTGCCGCAATTGAACGCGCTCGCGGCGTCGCGCGGCGTCTCCGTAACGGCGACGGGCATCGAAGCCGAGACGTTCGATCTTTCGGCGGCGATGGGTGCGGACGTGCGCGTCGCCGGCACGTGTGGCGCGCTCGACCTTTCGGCCGCCATGGGCGCGAGCGTCCGTGCGGGCGATTTGCGCTGCCGCACGGCGGACGTCTCCGCCGCGATGGGCGCGGATGCGCGTATCTTCGTGACCGAGACTTATGAAGGCTCGGCCGCCATGGGCGCCTCGATCAATGTCGATGGCGATGGCGCGAGCCGCGGTCGCTCCACCGCCATGGGCGGCTCCATCACCGACTAG
- a CDS encoding head GIN domain-containing protein: MRLILAGCALAIVAVGPASAEPRQHSGFTRVNASAGTDVTVTAGAPFSVDVSGPGADRVITRVSGDTLIVERRNSWFSWGPSPRAEVRVSMPRVEGLSSSSGADLVASNVTADAIALSTSSGADLRVSGRCASFTADASSGSDLNAEALRCENGSVDVSSGADARVFARGRLNVEASSGADVVVFGEPGLGEVSMSSGGSMRRAN; encoded by the coding sequence ATGCGATTGATTTTGGCGGGCTGTGCTTTGGCGATCGTAGCTGTAGGGCCGGCGTCCGCCGAGCCGCGCCAGCATTCTGGCTTCACCCGCGTCAACGCGAGCGCTGGCACGGATGTGACCGTCACTGCGGGCGCGCCTTTCAGTGTGGATGTCAGCGGTCCGGGTGCTGACCGCGTGATCACGCGCGTTTCCGGCGACACCTTGATCGTTGAGCGCCGCAACAGCTGGTTCTCCTGGGGGCCGTCTCCGCGCGCCGAAGTGCGCGTGAGCATGCCGCGCGTGGAAGGGCTCTCCTCATCGAGCGGCGCTGATCTCGTTGCGAGCAACGTCACCGCCGACGCCATCGCGCTCTCCACGTCCTCCGGCGCCGATCTGCGCGTGAGCGGCCGTTGCGCCAGTTTCACCGCCGATGCGTCAAGCGGCAGCGACCTCAACGCGGAAGCGCTGCGCTGCGAGAACGGCAGCGTCGATGTGTCCTCGGGCGCCGATGCGCGCGTGTTCGCGCGCGGTCGGCTCAATGTCGAAGCGTCGAGCGGCGCCGACGTGGTGGTCTTTGGCGAGCCGGGGCTGGGCGAGGTCTCGATGTCCTCCGGCGGCTCGATGCGCCGCGCGAATTGA
- a CDS encoding alpha/beta hydrolase, which yields MHRRTLLAALPTLAACTPSLGTFDTIAPRDAGARQVVHDAPYGQSPRQRLDVYAPTETNGASPVLIFFYGGSWRSGEKDDYNFLGAALAAQGFLTVIPNYRLVPEVRFPTFLDDCAQAARWVADNAAVHGGNPNRIVLAGHSAGAYNAIMLALDARFLRNAGVDASRIRGAVGLAGPYDFLPFDVDATRNAFGAAPDPAQTQPVQFARADAPPLLLLWGADDRTVGPRNLEGLSAAMRGVGGAVESKVYQDVDHIDILLALSRPFRGRAPVLTDVSAFAHRVTV from the coding sequence ATGCATCGTCGCACATTGCTCGCCGCACTCCCCACCCTGGCCGCATGCACCCCCTCGCTGGGAACATTCGACACGATCGCGCCACGCGATGCAGGCGCACGCCAGGTCGTCCACGACGCCCCTTACGGCCAGAGCCCACGTCAGCGGCTTGACGTCTACGCGCCGACAGAGACGAACGGAGCCTCGCCTGTTCTGATTTTTTTCTACGGCGGCTCTTGGCGTTCTGGGGAGAAGGACGACTACAACTTCCTCGGCGCCGCCCTCGCCGCGCAGGGTTTCCTCACTGTTATCCCCAATTATCGTTTGGTCCCAGAGGTCCGCTTTCCGACATTTCTGGACGATTGCGCGCAAGCTGCGCGGTGGGTCGCCGACAATGCCGCCGTACATGGGGGCAATCCAAATCGTATCGTTCTCGCCGGCCATTCCGCGGGCGCCTACAACGCCATCATGCTGGCGCTAGACGCGCGCTTCCTGCGCAACGCTGGCGTGGACGCATCACGAATACGCGGCGCCGTAGGCCTTGCGGGTCCGTACGATTTTCTGCCCTTCGACGTGGATGCGACACGCAATGCGTTTGGCGCCGCGCCCGATCCCGCGCAAACGCAGCCAGTTCAATTCGCGCGCGCGGATGCGCCGCCGCTTCTGTTGCTTTGGGGCGCCGATGACCGCACCGTTGGACCGCGAAATCTTGAGGGACTAAGCGCGGCGATGCGCGGGGTTGGCGGCGCGGTCGAAAGCAAGGTTTACCAGGACGTTGATCATATCGACATCCTGCTCGCACTCTCACGCCCCTTCCGCGGTCGTGCGCCTGTGCTCACCGATGTGAGCGCGTTCGCCCATCGCGTAACAGTTTAG
- a CDS encoding CTP synthase, with protein MARYVFITGGVVSSLGKGIASAALGALLQARGYRVRLRKLDPYLNVDPGTMSPYQHGEVFVTDDGAETDLDLGHYERFTGVSATQGDNITTGRIYQEIIAKERRGDYLGATVQVIPHVTNAIKDFVLSDNGGADFVLCEIGGTVGDIEGLPFFEAIRQLGQELDPGQAAFVHLTLLPYIPSAGEMKTKPTQHSVKELRSIGIQPNILLCRCDRPIPEDEKRKIALFCNVRESAVVEARDLQTIYEAPIAYHLAGLDTELLKHFGVTVAPQPDLTKWETIVKRLKSPDGEVTIGVVGKYTELKDAYKSLIEALHHGGVANNVKVNIRWIESEKFEERGEAWHEDLHGVHGILVPGGFGERGSEGKIAAVTFAREHNAPFFGICFGMQMACIEAARNQAGMKGASSSEFGQSKYPIVGLMTEWLKGNELEKRSKAGDLGGTMRLGAYTAALEPGSKVAEIYGDTAISERHRHRYEVNTKYREKLEAAGLIFSGMSPDGLLPEIVERRDHPWFIGVQYHPELKSRPFEPHPLFASFIAAAVEQSRLV; from the coding sequence ATGGCGCGTTACGTGTTTATTACCGGTGGGGTGGTCTCTTCCTTGGGGAAAGGCATCGCCTCCGCCGCCCTCGGCGCGTTGCTTCAAGCCCGCGGATACCGGGTCCGACTCCGCAAACTTGATCCCTACCTCAACGTCGATCCGGGCACGATGAGCCCGTACCAGCACGGCGAAGTTTTCGTCACTGACGACGGCGCCGAGACCGACCTCGATCTGGGTCATTACGAGCGCTTCACCGGCGTGTCGGCCACGCAAGGCGACAACATCACCACCGGCCGCATCTATCAGGAGATCATCGCGAAGGAACGCCGCGGAGACTATCTCGGCGCGACCGTGCAGGTGATCCCGCACGTCACCAACGCGATCAAAGATTTCGTGCTCTCCGACAATGGCGGCGCGGATTTCGTGCTGTGCGAAATCGGCGGCACGGTGGGCGACATCGAAGGTCTGCCGTTCTTCGAAGCCATTCGCCAACTCGGCCAAGAACTCGATCCCGGCCAAGCCGCGTTCGTGCATCTGACGCTGCTGCCCTACATCCCGTCAGCCGGCGAGATGAAGACGAAGCCGACGCAGCACTCCGTGAAGGAGCTGCGCTCGATCGGCATTCAACCGAACATTCTGCTCTGCCGCTGCGATCGACCGATCCCAGAAGACGAGAAGCGCAAGATCGCGCTGTTCTGCAATGTGCGCGAAAGCGCTGTGGTCGAAGCGCGCGATCTGCAAACCATCTACGAAGCGCCAATCGCTTATCACCTGGCTGGCCTCGACACAGAATTGCTCAAGCATTTCGGAGTGACCGTCGCGCCGCAGCCGGATCTCACCAAGTGGGAGACGATCGTAAAGCGTCTCAAATCGCCGGACGGCGAAGTCACGATCGGCGTCGTCGGCAAATATACCGAACTCAAGGACGCCTATAAGTCGCTGATCGAAGCGCTGCATCACGGCGGCGTCGCCAACAACGTCAAAGTGAACATCCGCTGGATCGAGAGCGAGAAGTTCGAAGAGCGCGGTGAAGCCTGGCACGAAGACCTGCACGGCGTGCACGGCATCCTGGTGCCCGGGGGCTTCGGCGAACGCGGCAGCGAAGGCAAGATCGCAGCCGTCACCTTCGCGCGCGAACACAACGCGCCGTTCTTCGGCATTTGCTTCGGCATGCAGATGGCCTGCATCGAGGCGGCGCGTAATCAGGCCGGCATGAAGGGCGCGAGTTCCAGCGAGTTTGGCCAATCAAAATATCCGATCGTGGGCCTGATGACCGAATGGCTCAAAGGCAACGAATTGGAGAAGCGCTCGAAGGCTGGCGATCTCGGCGGCACGATGCGCCTGGGCGCTTATACGGCCGCACTCGAGCCTGGCAGCAAGGTCGCGGAAATCTACGGCGACACGGCGATCTCGGAGCGCCATCGCCACCGCTACGAGGTCAACACTAAGTATCGAGAGAAACTCGAAGCCGCCGGCCTCATCTTCTCCGGCATGAGCCCGGACGGCCTGCTGCCCGAGATCGTCGAGCGTCGCGATCATCCCTGGTTCATCGGCGTGCAATACCACCCCGAACTCAAAAGCCGCCCCTTCGAACCGCACCCGCTGTTTGCCAGCTTCATCGCCGCGGCGGTGGAGCAGAGCCGTCTCGTCTAA